A part of Neodiprion pinetum isolate iyNeoPine1 chromosome 4, iyNeoPine1.2, whole genome shotgun sequence genomic DNA contains:
- the snRNP-U1-C gene encoding U1 small nuclear ribonucleoprotein C, with amino-acid sequence MPKYYCDYCDTYLTHDSPSVRKTHCQGRKHKDNVKYFYQKWMEEQAQHLIDATTAAFKAGKIASNPFAANKGAAIPPPPSLGPRPGVPPQGPPNMMHPPGMHGGPMGPGGPMMMGPHGPMGPMMGMRPPMMGPMGPMGPMMGPMGPMGPMRPPMNGPPPPMGGPPQMKT; translated from the coding sequence ATGCCAAAGTACTATTGCGACTACTGCGATACTTATCTGACGCATGACTCTCCTAGCGTAAGGAAAACCCACTGCCAAGGCCGAAAGCACAAGGACAATGTTAAGTACTTTTACCAAAAGTGGATGGAGGAGCAGGCCCAGCACCTGATCGATGCAACAACTGCAGCTTTCAAGGCTGGAAAGATAGCGTCTAACCCTTTCGCAGCCAACAAGGGCGCTGCCATTCCACCACCCCCAAGTCTCGGCCCGAGACCCGGAGTTCCGCCGCAGGGTCCACCAAATATGATGCATCCTCCAGGAATGCACGGAGGTCCGATGGGACCTGGTGGTCCGATGATGATGGGACCCCATGGGCCAATGGGACCTATGATGGGAATGAGACCGCCTATGATGGGGCCCATGGGTCCAATGGGACCAATGATGGGACCCATGGGACCTATGGGACCCATGAGACCGCCAATGAATGGACCACCACCACCGATGGGAGGACCACCGCAGATGAAGACATGA